AAAGTGTGTAAAAGATGGGCAAGGGGCCCTTTTAgcaatcacaaaacacaacccTTCTTCTTATATTCCATCACCTCACCCCCTTTTCCTATTCTCCCACTCATTCAGTTTCTCTATGGATGCAAagtccagttagcttttagtcTTTTGTTTCTACCTCAGCAGAGCTAGCTATGAGTCACCATGGCGACTGGCTCTGGCAGTTGtgctgggacaggggcatgatgggagaaagagagaggaggaggagttgaTTTGAAAAGTAGGGAGGGATTGGGGTGTAGAGTGCGCTAGAGGAGAGATGGGAGGAGAAACAGGGGAGGTGAAAGGGGACTGATTAACATCAACATTGGACCATAGCCTAGGCAGATATACTAATGCTGTAAATGGTGTCTGCTGCCTTGAAATCACCTCAACAAAATgacttttcttcttcctgtcaAAGTTTTCTTTTCTCATCCCTATAGGAAGAACTCCAAGTGAATAGGAAAATTCATACACAACCTTCATCTGCTTGTTTTTAAAGCTGCAAAACAATCTAAATTGTGATTTGAATTGTAGTCGTTTCCTTACCTTAAAGCATCAATAAGACACATGTGTCTGGTAACTGAAGGGTCACAAATCAGCCAGTGGAATCCAGGTCGTCTCTCACTGACTACTCTGGAAATAGAGGTTTGAGGTCAGGGGCTGTTTCCCAAACACTGTAGCTCAAGATAGACTTCTGAGAAGAAAGGGTTCAGGCGAGAAATTATGTTAGTTGTACAGGATGAATCATGATCTCtattatttgtactttttatgtTTTGCCAACAAGGTGTGGGtgtttcagtctctctctctctttctttctttctttctttctttcttttattttctgtacTATGATTAGAGCTACCTTTTGCAGTGGGTGATTTCTGAGCGCTTGGGTGGAGTATGTACATGGCTGAAGTGACTTACTCGAACAATAACTTTACACTTGACCCCACCTGGTACATTCATTGTtgttgacaaaaacaaataatgatAATGAGTATTGATTCAGAATCACTTAGCTACTTCCTGGTATTGTATGTAGGTCTTGTTGGTTGATATGTGTATTGACTGAGAAGACCGAGGAGAGAGACAGTAAAACAGGAAGACCAAGCTTAATCCTAACCCCTGTTTTACGTCTGTAATAGAGTTTTAGAATTCAAAGGAGAAAACTGGTTAATCAGTTTCTCAGTTTACCTGAGGAAAAGTTAAGTGGCGGCTACCTGACCAGCTGAAGGCCTCATGACTCACACGCTGCAAGGCATCACTCATTTGCTTTaaagctttgtgtgtgtatttatagaTTGACGCACACACAGATCATAGATAACACTTTCCATCATAGCAAGGAAGTGACTACTCATGCCAGGAACATTGCAACACAGAGGGCTCATTATCAGCATTCTTCCAATGGCTCAAGCAGGACCCTACTGTGATGGCATGAATAAAATATAAAGTGTAGGAAAAAATGAGAGAGATCAGCAAAAAATACGCTTTAGATGTGCCTAATATAACAATGTTTGTACACCTTGTGAATTTGGACGTAGACCAATGGGCGTGCCTTGTTTAGTTCAGTTGAATCGAGCCCGAAACGTTGGAACGTTTGTGGTGAGAAGAACGTGTTCCGAGCCAACTACCGTGTACTTCACAAGTTTAAGCTAAACAGCTCCTGTAGTCGGGTCTGCTTTGCAGTCTGCGATGCAGCGGAGCATGCAAACTGTAGCGGCGTTCCGTCAATCGCATCTCCGTGGTCACACCTAGCCGCAGCTAAAGATGGAGACGGACACAGACAGAGCAGAGTGAAGTCTCAGCGAGTAGACGTAGTAACGTTGCTTGCGAAGCAATGTCTGGAAAAAAAACGATTccaatgaaatgagctggtttgacaaTGGAAATGCAGGAGACGACTAGCTTGACCGTCATAAATttgcactagtccagaacacaggaccttcttcctatATTTACTTTCCTGCTCAACTAGACACAACTGACCGGAGGGAACATTCTCCTATGGTTTATAGTAATGCATTTTGGTTTGCTTAGATTTTTCTCAGTGTGAAAAGAAACCAAGGGGGAAAAGTTTACAATCATCAACTGATTCGAACCGGAGCAAACacactacaggtgtgaaaacgccatAAATGGCTTGTCTTCAGTGCTGCGATTTAGTGGAAGTGCTAATAGAAACCCTGGGTAGGAAGCAGAGGTAGGGGTGTAAGCAGGACATGCATAATGTATTATcatatgtatacatttgttCATTATGTAACTATAATGTAATTtgatcttctctctctctctcctctggtcTCTCTACCCTACCAACCACCTGTCTCTCACTCTACACCTCTCCCACCTGCGCTGCCTCCCTCCATCTTTCTTCGGCTCACTTTTTCACCCATCCTCCCACCTTTCTCCTCCCACCCCTCTCTCTATTCTCTCAGGCTTGTACCCAAACCTAGAGGAGCTAGGAGACTATATGGGTCTGGCCCTCAACAGTGATGAAGTTCAAAGGAACCTGGCCTTGATGCCTGTGGCTGACAATGTAAGTAGTTGTGTACGTCCTGGGGATGTGTGTCAGCGCATGCAatcgttttcttttcttttctttttcgaaCATGTAGTCTTTAGCCCCAACCAACACTGACTCAAGCGACACCACCAAGACTTTCATGTATAGTATCAGTGGAGTTCCCCATTTATATCTCCATTCCATCTGAAATCTGTTTTTATCATGTTgggtcctgggtcttcccccgaggcctcctccctgctggacgtgcctggaaccaAAAAATAGACCTATTTCATAATGACTTCTTAGATTTCAGGTCACATTAAAGCCTCTCACTTAAAACAATCAGCCCTCTGACTAAAAACCTGTTTTTAGTAGATGGAAAGAGCCATGAGCTGTAGATCTATCAGAGCACAAAACTATTCTGTTCCTGGAGATCCACATTGCTGAGTGACTCACCGCGGGCCTGAGCAGAGTGTGGGAGGGTGTGAGCTCTTCagtaccctctctctctctctgtgtgtgtgtgtgtgtgtgtgtgtgtgtgtgtgtgtgtgtgtgtgtgactatattggtggggtccaaaaactggggaatacagtatacttgtggggtctgcacagccttgtggggcccaaaatgctggaccccacaaggttaaagggctgtttgagggttaagacttggttttaggattagggttagaattaggttatggttagggtgagggtaagggttaaggttaggcatttagttgtgatggttaaggttagggtaaggggctagggaatgcattatgtcaatgatgggtccctacaaagatagtgaaacaagtgtgtgtgtgtgtgtgtgtgtgtgtgtgtgtgtgtgtgtgtgtgtgtgtgtgtgtgcgcgcgctgcaGATGCCAAGTCTCTCACAACACCCTAGCTTGTCAGCTGGCATTTaaccatctgtgttctctgccATTTGCTGATATCTTCACCCCTACCATTATTTTTCTAGTGTTTTTAGTTTCTTCATTGTTGCAGTGCAGCAGAGCATATTAATGATGAATGTTTTCAAAAGCAGTGCCTGAAGCACTCCTGATCTTATTCACtggtggaggaggagatgaAATTGAATCCTCCCACATGCCTCTATTTGATGCAGCGTTCCTGAATGTTAATGTAACATGCCTCTTTAATCCTTTCTTCCTCTCGCCTCTGTCTCACCCCCACTCAATTTCCCTGGTTCTCTCTCAACCCACCTCTTTTACTTTCTCACCTCCCTTGCTGTCTGGCTTTCTTccacccacccccacccctcccctccTTAGCAAGTGGCAGTGCCCTCCATTTCAGGTGTCGGGGGGATGGTGCGGCCCGTGACGGGGGCGGACGTAGGCATCAGGAGGGCAGAGATCCGCCCAGGGCTGCGGGAGATTATCCTCTGTAAGGACCAGGATGGGAAGGTGGGAATCCGGCTCAGGTCCATCGACAATGTGAGTCAGCATCGCAAACTCTTAGACCGGCACCTCTTCTTGCATTCATTATTCAGCCCAGACTCATTGTCATTAACACCCCTTTGACAACACACTGATGACTTCTTCTACTCTTCCATCAATGTTGAACCAGTTTTTACTCTCCATCTGGAGCATCATGATCTGACATGTTAATCACGAGGGGTTTCACCAGTAGTAATTTAGCAACTAATACTTGTTGAGTTTTGCAAAAAGTAATCTGACGACTACTTTTTGGGCTGTTGTGTTATTTATAGgggtatttatgtatttatttaaatctaTTTTAATGAAAGGTCACTGTGGTGGAACCGTCACGTCTGAGTTCTATAGCCAGGGTTTCTCATATCCTATTACTAGTCCTGCGACCATACACTGAACATACTCACAAAAAAGCATCCCTTCCTATTATTCCAATGTAGGAGATGGCGGGCAAAATCCACAGTCGTCTTTCTATGAAAAAATATGTCCAAGTTTAACCAGAGCTAATATGGGCTTTCAGCAATCGTAGTCAGTTCAAGTAGGGCTCTTCCTAAGTTTCAGTCTTTTGAGTACAATATACACtttatgaaaatacattttacacagTGACAATTCAAACATTCGTTAGCTTAATTTTTCCGGGGTTGTAAAGGCGTCCCACTGCCAACACATGTATTATGAAACACATGCAAAAAGTGTTAGTATGAATAGTAGCTATATTTTTAGATTAAGTCGAGCTGCACATTTGGACACACCTGCTACTGATGTTACAATTTGAGTGTCCCTTaaattgatgatgatgatgatgacgactgtgtattggcaagaatctggcgatacgataggtatcacgatacatgggtcacgattcaatatattgaaatatatttcgatactgtgcgtaaggtgATATATTGGGATTTGTTGAAAGTatcattttagaaaaactaatatttaaaaaaagacatgatgttcataaaagtcaaagaagtttactttagggaaacaattcagtacacagaaaatcaaactgccagtttgggattgtggttcacaggttcttagtgagctaatgtttatatgctaaagtaggccaaagttcagccatagctacattgttagcttctagaaaaaagtcaggcactgctaggcactgctaggcaaggacactagtggtgcgtctcagcatagccatctagcagtacaacataaacgtgaaccactgtcttacatgaatatttttttacgtaaaaaaaaaaaatatcgcgatactcaagtgtatcgttttctttcttacacccctaatgATGACCTGTTTTTATTATCATGGACTATTCCTGGGACATATGTGCATTGGCTATGACTGTACAGTCATTTTACCAGGGTAAAGTTAGCAACTAAAACAGGGACTGGGTGTTTATTATCAGTGCTAAGAGCAATCAAGAATTCATGTGCtgtaagaaaaacaacaactacgAGTGAATTTCGATACTCGGCCAGCTTGTGCGTGGTAACGGCCTCTTGAAGTAGTTAAGAAGTAGTTCATTATTCCGTTTGTGTTGAGTTGCACTAATACAGTTGGCAGATGACTGAAATGAATTGGCAAAAAGAGAAGATTCAGTGTATTGATGATCGATGCACTGCTGAAATGACACCACACACCTGACTTAACAGGGCGCCGAATCCTCAAAATGAAAGACATCATTCCAATCAAATGATTTAATTATATTGCATGGACATCAAGTTAAAGAGTGTAACTTTGAGAGTTGTTTAGACACAAGCCGTCTGTTGGTTCTGTTTGGTTTAATTCCTTTCATTGTTTCAAAATATCTAGCAATATCTTTATATCATTATGGACATTTTCTCTCTTCTATGTCCTTGCCTCCTTCCTCTTTATTtgctctgttttctctccactaTCGCTGTCTGTCTTTTGTCTCTTCCCTCGCCATTCCTTGGACTCATTTTGAATGTTTAATCTGtttatctgtcctctctcagGGAGTGTTTCTCCAGCTGGTGCAGGCTAACTCTCCTGCGGCCTTGGCCGGGCTGCGTTTTGGGGACCAGGTTCTTCAGATCAACGGGCAGAACTGTGCTGGCTGGAGCGTAGACAAGGCCCACAAGGCCCTGAAGGCTGCCGCAGAGACCCGCATTGAGCTCGTGGTCAGGGACAGGTGAGGAGTTTTCAATACAGGACATACGATTATAACCGTGTGTCTTATCATTTAGtctcatttttttatgtttcctaAGCATTGCGAGGCTACAGCTGTCATCATCTTTGATGTGTACAGCTACCATGGTTACAGGTGTTGTTCTCATCTATCGCAATGCTAAAGGGAAAGGTTTACCTGGTAATACCAGACTGTAATGGTTCACACATAAAGTACAGTGGCCATGCTATGCTGCTATGCAGCATCTTAGTAGCTGAAAGAAGCTGAACGGTTTGGCTCCCTCTGCTGGCTGCTTCATCGTTTGCACTTTGCTGCTCAGCTCTCCTtctggttttgtttttgtttttacgaATATTATCACATAGTTTCTtgttatcttgtttttttattttttcttgatCATGAAGATACACTTGTAcacttttaatttttaaataaaatagtcTGATTAAAGGGCTCTTTAAAACAAAGTGGTTTCCtaatcctgtgtgtgtctgtgtgtgtctaggcCATTTCAGCGCACCATCACCATGCACAAAGACAGCTCTGGCCACGTGGGCTTTATCTACAAGTCTGGTAAAATCACCTCACTGGTCAAGGATGGCTCTGCAGCCCGCAACGGCCTGCTGACTGAGCATTTCATCTGTGAAATTAATGGCCAAAACGTTATTGGACTCAAGGTGAGACACTTGTTTCTGTATATAGAGTCTCTTCATCAAATACTCTGGTCATTGGTGGATACAAACTGTTTACTAATTATATGAGCTAGTAATGTGTGTGCTGTAAGACAAGATGGGTTCTGTTGATCTTGCATTGTTGAAATACATGGACTAAAAATGATAAGAAATACAGAACGTGTGATGCCTATAGAATGTTAAGTTGATGCTAATTTGAATTTTGCATTGGGATGGCTGCATACATCCTTGCGGAATGTAGTATAACGCGGGAACGTGCAGCGTTTTTTAAGTAAGTGCAGCATTCACCAGCTCCAAGTCCATGTGAAGTGAAGTCAAATGGTTTTTTAGTTTGTGTCAGCAATGTAGCCATAGTTTGCTTCTAGTCCAATTTATTCTCTGGCAGGTGTGTAGTTCCATTCTGCCCTGTGATGAAGGCTTTGCATGTGTTCTTTAAGAAACCTCCAATGTCAATGGCAATTCATTAATCACATGAGGTCCTCACATGAAACTGTCCCTGTGTGCAAAATTCCAGGATTCTCAGATCAAGGACATTCTGAGCACCTCTCCGACTGCCATGACCATCACCATCATGCCCAAGTTCATCTATGAACACATGGTTAAGAGGTAGGACTTCAGCATTTCAGTGACTCTAGTGTCGTTTCCTTATCATTAATAACTACACATAAGGTGCTGTCAGTCAACAGAATTACACTTTCCCGCGTGATGCAAAACTTCTCCAAAACGTACCAATCAATGAGTTACCTGCTGGTTAATATGACTTCATGTTTGCTCTTATTAGTTTATTGTTAGTCGTcttatatcctcgacgttccacgtctgggattgctccggtgccgcggGAAATTCCGctattttcgccgatgtccttttccttccgctttctttgtgttggaattctaaactctggcggatttctgaggactagggttaactgctcctcagatatctgcggggtaaatccagacagctagctagactatctgtccaatctgagttttcttctCACACGCGACTAAGCGcctggtctggcaaagcgagactagctcAGTATtaatacagtccctccagaaaaacgcgattatgctattgcataattcaacgcataatcagccaaagtccgcatatttatgcgggggccgcattcttttcaaatacgccgcactttcgtcgcataaattgcagatttccgcgcaaaatatgcagggcttgcatgatttcataatccccgcattttcgttgcaaaaaagtcacatatatcttagcagaaagttgaaaaatgttgcgtttacttcacacaagagcagccattttcccctgttgccatgggaacgttatgaagtgacgtaattacgcgacgtgaacatcttcgaaaagctgcaaaccccgcgatgaagccatgatgaaactgcagtttttgcaagttcctgcaatttcatcgcataaaatgcataaatatcccgcatattccatcgcattttttaagaaaacgtgccgcataatcaaggatttttgcccgcaacaatcacaaaaaaaacctcaATTTTTCTGGAACGACTGGTAATAAGTCAGCGGGAGCACAAAGTGGACCAGAACATGCGACCAAAAATCTGTTAAGTGCGACTAAACTGATCACTGACGAGCTGATGGGcgtgatttaatttaattttttttcccctccaggATGTCTTCCGGTCTCCTGCGGTCAGCCATGGATCACTCTGTCCCAGAGGTGTGAAGACCAGGAGGACTGTAAACTGTCAGGATGTCTACAATACATCGatatgtctctctttctcttttcctcaGCCAtatatttgtctctctctctctctctctctctctctctctctctctctctctctctctgtctctctctgtctctttctgcctTCATACCAAACCACCTCCTGCGTCACAATCATCGTCGCCATTTCtttaacataatcttaaaatgccttttttttctttcttctattTTTCAGTTCAGTAGAGTCTTTACCTTTTCTACATACCCTCATCTCCTTTGACATATCTAGTACTTTTTGAAGGTTAACCTTGTAGTCTAAGTATtacatcttttatttttcttgttttgtatTTGAGGAATAAGGACagtacaaaatgttttttttttttttttttagttttttttactatCATAAGTCCAGAGCTTCCTCCTCATTGTGGAGATGAATCATTTGCATGTGACGTTTCATCTTGTCAAAATGCTGTAAAATCCAACGGTCAGTCATCAGAGCCCTACCATGTAGATTACACGGCTGTGCTCCCAGCCCCTGCACTCGGGCCCCTAATGTGTGTACGTAAATAAACTGAGCTGAATTAACATCTGGGGCCTCACATTTGACAAAACGTTTGCTGACTGGATTCCGGATTCCAGTGTCTCTTTTACTTGGCCAGTAAAACTaatagcgttttttttttttagtttataccATATATTGGTACAAGAAAACAGTGTAGGTGTTGGCACagagattatttttattttacttttgtagATACCCAACATTTCTAACATATACGTGAGAGTTACGACGTAGCGGTTTCCACCTTCTCCAAGAGATGGCGAGGTATAATTGTACCACAATTACTGTCTCTGCGGGCAAATGTCATGATGAGGCTCTGATGTGTTGAATTTGTAGGTACTGGGAACACTGTGTGCACATTCCAGGGGAAAGTGTAGGGAAAGAGGAAGCCGTAGATGTTTGTTGCCCCATGCAGCTGGAACTTAGCCCTGTCCACAAACACTATAGGAGCTGTGAGATGGTGGAAGGCACAAGTAAGCAAGATCACAGTGCGTTGATGTGATTAGCTAGCTGGAGGTTAGTTGAAAAGGTGTTTGTCGGATATGGTTTTGTGCTTCTAACTATAGTTTTCGAGGGAATTGTTGGCGTTTGTCTGGGCAGGGTCTGTGCTGGGCGGACCCACTAAGTGCACTTTCCACTACCTTTTAAAAGGTTGTCTTTCCTGTATCCATTTCACCAGTGAAGTTCAACAGTTGTgcttttttattaatgtttgtGGTGCCTCATGTTAATGAGAGAACTCATGAAAACAAACTTGTATGTTAACCATAGGAAACTGCTGAAATTTGATGCTGAAAATCATCCGCTCAAATTGAAGGCATTTAACTTCCACATCATGAGCTCAGCCATTGAACTTGCTCTCCTCTGCCTAAGTGTTGTTAGAGGACGCCCCTATGTAATAATCCTTCCTTGACTGATGAGCACATTGAGACTGAGCGCAGCTCACAGTTGTGAATTTCTACTTGTTATATAAAGTTGCTCCTTTTAATGCTGTTCATGTTTGGATGCATGTATTCCTTTACTTTTCTAGGTATGCAATCTGATAAACATCACTGTCATTCTGTAAGAAAATGCTAGAAAAAAATCTTAAAGTTTATATACGAATGTAACCAAGATAATAttgtaaaacaaataaacagtcTTTCTGTTCACATTGGCTTGGTGGTGTTTGTCTTCCACTCAGGATGTTACGTTTATCTCCATACTAACATAACATTCTTTAGAATCGCTGTGGTTTGGGAAAATGGGATGAATTATTTCAGGTGACAAAATCAAGTAAGAAAAACATCCAGAGAGACAAGattcagacaaacacacagatgaaGACAACAGAAACGTTTGCTCCATGCTGTTTAATATAGGGGCTTTTGGTCTATCTTTATACAGTGTGGTGGGAGTGTGAATGGAGAAGTAGCCCATTGATGTCTTTAACTGTACACACTACTATTGccattaaaataattaatttacatTAGGTTATCTGTAGATATCGATGTcagctacttttttttttatacaaggCATTGAATGCCCTCGATGGTAGGATGTGGTATGACCTCTGTATACATTAATTATCATTACATAGGCTATGGCACACATACTCAGACAATTTGGACAGGAATAAAGCATAAAATGACAATACATATTCGAATATTGACACAAAAAGCCAGACACCCCCCCCTCCTGTCTTCCCCAAGACACATTCAGCATCATACGTGTTTAAGGATATACGTAGTATATAATCACCCCCCTCcgctcacatactgtacactgaCACCACTACAGCAGGACGTTCAGGTGTATTATGCGACAGAAATAGAAAACAGGGTCATTGTGAGATACAACAAGGTCcttgcagagccgacgtaggaCACTCGGCATAATGGCCTTCTTGGCATTGCAATAATCGTGGAATGGGTTTTGATAAAGTGCTGTATAGTAACGATTGATCCGAGGAAAGTCAGATTAAACTTTTaatgaatcaatcaatcaatcacactGAAGAGTTTCAAGCCTCTTCTGGAACGGAATCATTTATAACAAGGTTTAGAATCCTAAACAAGGACACTGCAAGCCATATCGTTTGTTACCCATTCGATAGGAAAATGTAGGGGACAAAATGGCTCCAAGGATGTGATTATGTTCACCAGACCTTATTAGGGTCTAAGTAAGTGGAGGCATAAAGGTGTTAACACAGGCCTGTTAGCAACACCAGCATACATTAAATGTATAAAAGCAAAAGACAAAAAGCTATTGAACATGGTGCCCCCCCCAAAGAAATATAGTTTTAAATATAGAGAAAAACATTCATTCTTTTCTTGCAcacacaaattattattttaacgcGTGCAAACAAGTTAAGAAGATAACTTGTGCACAAAAGTATTAAATGAAAACCTGTGTATCTTAGATACACAAGATATAATGGGTATGATGACGGAGGTTATCAACTTTCTTAACCCAGGTTTTTATGGAATGTGATTAACGCAAATAGCATTTTAGAGATTTAGTGTTtagacaacattaaaatgcgTTTTAACACAGTGTGGTTGTGTTAACACAATATATTTTTACGTGTCAATGCAACAAAAATTATGGAAGACTATATTAAGCAAAAAAACGGCTTATGACATTAAGTATACATGTGTTAACACATTTTACGCATACGCCAACAAGATATCTTGTGTGCACAAGATCCAAagcacacaatatatatatatatatatataaaagaaaatattcTTTCAGGGCATTGGGGGGGCTCTGTAAGACATTCACATACATGACCGCATAAGCAGCTGAAGTGTAGACTGTTGTGATTAGGGTTTGAGATGAGAGGTttccctggaaatccagagttctcgcgagagtaCAATTTGAATTttctcagcgagtcactctggcattgagtaatgatgctcattaattATGCCCTtatagccgagctgcaccaatcacatcggtgtatctgatataggcgggccagaggcgagctaaacagatgacgacagtttaatctaccagttagctccgctggtagctaagcatatggggctctggatacatcaccccgtgtattgttgtgattggttgttATCCatttgcgtgcagtgagattttcaaatgcaacattttcattactcaatgccagacccttaatctttcgtatttgggtctggatttccaggctagatGAGAGGCACAACAAGCCTGAATTCCTAAACCTGAACTTCTTAATACAGCATCACAAGTTCACTATATTAACCCTTTCCTTTCCTCCATCACCCTGTTTGTTACAATAGCCTGTTTTTAATGCCAGAAGCAGAGTTGGACTGACTGAAATCAGTTACAATGATGATATACAGTAGTTCTCATTCACATGACTTTCATCATTAGAGATTTCATTTCACAAAACATCAATACGTAGAGGAGGAGGCCGCCTCCCACCTGCTCCCTCACAGGATTATATGGCTTTTTCTAAAACATAAAATAGTTATAGCCTCCTAATCCACTTTAGCTAAACAGCTCACACAGTCAGGAGATGGTAACATAACTAGTGCACAACTCATGATAATGAGAATGATGTTCAAGTTATGGATGAGCAAAAGTGGAAGTGGAGAAGAGGCAGTCTTTTGTGTCTCTAAGGGATTCCTTCAAACCTTTTATGGATCACAATGCATTGATAACGGCTGCTGCTTTTGTGGACCCGTTAAATCGATGAAGTGAAAACCAAACAGACAGGGATTGCCATGATTGTCACTGACGTCTGACAATTACATAATTTGACCACGTAGCATAAACACTGCTTATTTTCTACCAGTgtgttttaacatcatttagACTTAAATGTCCATTTATTTTGTATGGCCTGTAGATACATATTGTGGTCAAATGTAGAGAGCTGAGATCAAAAGCTCTTATCATGGATGACATTCACAGAAATAATGGCATGGATCTACCTGAAATGTCTAGATTATCTTAGTTAAACCTGTTTCATCTTTGCCTTGAACATGATCAGCACTATGTCAAACTGAATTGACACTGCAGACCAACAGAACAATCAGTCAGAACTCAGTGGACATACAACACGTACACATACAATCTCAACTTCAAGTAATTGCTTAAATTCATAAAGTGAACAATAGTGCAAAATATGTCAACCaaatagtaaaaaaagaaaagaaaagattcaTGTTGCTTATTTCTTCACCAAAGAACTTAACAATTCAGTTGGCGtcagactcttttttttttttttgctggttGTGTCAGGGTGTTTCTTGATCCACGTAGTCCTCATGAGACAATCAGACAAATTTCGATTTGACAGTTGCAGTCGGCTTATTTGC
The genomic region above belongs to Sander lucioperca isolate FBNREF2018 chromosome 12, SLUC_FBN_1.2, whole genome shotgun sequence and contains:
- the sdcbp2 gene encoding syntenin-2, with translation MSLYPSLEDLKVDKVIKAQAQFAQSATSMPAIAEGTYLPQPATAGMPGSSLYPNLEELGDYMGLALNSDEVQRNLALMPVADNQVAVPSISGVGGMVRPVTGADVGIRRAEIRPGLREIILCKDQDGKVGIRLRSIDNGVFLQLVQANSPAALAGLRFGDQVLQINGQNCAGWSVDKAHKALKAAAETRIELVVRDRPFQRTITMHKDSSGHVGFIYKSGKITSLVKDGSAARNGLLTEHFICEINGQNVIGLKDSQIKDILSTSPTAMTITIMPKFIYEHMVKRMSSGLLRSAMDHSVPEV